Proteins found in one Oncorhynchus tshawytscha isolate Ot180627B linkage group LG25, Otsh_v2.0, whole genome shotgun sequence genomic segment:
- the LOC112247650 gene encoding metal transporter CNNM4 isoform X1, with the protein MSLCSLFSMMAADAAVASSSTHRISPHPYRQLSFHLFTLISLLFFLPAQAKGLLGVRPENTKAGELSVQDGLLQATEGTRFMLRVYYAASSVTQRANNHSGSRRPEAAAAAPWIAFIEEPGGERKRGEGERLVSPKQNPCVDEHARSSDIELLGSFRSASSHNSVLVELLAKDLRKDERIKYYSMCAFDGVKWEHFSTRDFWLAVVERPPHADVWLQLGVSVMLLGLSALCSGLNISMLAMDPVELRVLQNSGTEKEQKYAHKIESVRKHGNYILCTVVLGNVLTNTCFVVWMCQIIGMTPTSLATCTFGIFFIGEILPHSVASRHSLAIASKTIWATRLLMLVSFPISYPISKLLDIMLHQEISNFYTREKLVAMLRVTDPYHDLVKEELNIIQGALELRTKTVEQVHTPLADCYMLSSDAVLDFCTMSDVMQSGFTRIPVYENDRSNIVDILFVKDLAFVDPDDCTPLKTITQFYKHTMHCVFRDTKLDVMLEEFKRGKSHLAIVHRVNSEGEGDPFYEVLGIVTLEDVIEEIIKSEIVDETDLYTDKRTKRRVSHHERKQHDFSIFKMSENEMKVKISPQLLLATHRFLATEVEPFKPCHLSEKILLCLIKHPSVVQELKFDRKNKGAPHHFLYMRNKPVDYFVLILQGKVEVEIGKEALRFENGAFSYYGMPALIPPLSIVNRFGSGSSGLNQSDSVLSGGSVGQLSIGGGGVYLPDFSVRQLTDLQIIKISRNHYQNALTASLMDSVPQTPDPEGRPTLPETRSHSIALPLTHTYTHLQPVLERHTHTEDNTGPLTSQLNKRSRIVRSKSDGQRSPSDSVFLRMDDIPYIREDRPEDCQEDQPEEPPEKEPEDRTKDCPEDRPEDRLTDCLEGHPGKWLVECPEDQQVECPEDQQVECPEDQQVECPEDQLENRQEDRLKYQLESQEGNGNKRSSLMGEEGGGRHGAVIVDHRGQSKREETTGKI; encoded by the exons ATGTCCCTGTGTAGTTTATTCAGCATGATGGCTGCTGATGCTGCCGTAGCTTCCTCCTCAACTCATCGCATCTCACCTCATCCCTACCGCCAGCTGTCGTTTCACCTCTTCACCCTTATcagcctcctcttctttctcccagCCCAAGCGAAGGGATTGCTTGGCGTCCGCCCAGAGAACACTAAAGCCGGGGAGCTGTCAGTGCAGGACGGGCTGCTCCAGGCGACCGAGGGTACGCGCTTCATGCTGCGGGTTTACTACGCAGCATCCTCGGTTACACAGAGAGCCAACAACCACTCTGGGAGTAGGAGACCAGAAGCTGCCGCTGCCGCACCATGGATCGCCTTCATAGAAGAACCAGGTGGAGAGCGAAagcgaggagagggggagagactg GTCTCTCCCAAACAGAACCCGTGCGTGGACGAGCATGCTCGGAGTTCTGACATCGAGCTCCTGGGTTCCTTCAGGTCTGCGTCCAGCCACAACTCTGTTCTAG TGGAGCTGCTCGCCAAAGACCTGCGCAAAGATGAGCGGATCAAATACTACTCCATGTGCGCGTTTGACGGGGTGAAGTGGGAGCATTTCAGCACCAGAGACTTCTGGCTAGCCGTGGTGGAGCGACCCCCGCATGCGGATGTGTGGCTCCAGTTGGGGGTGTCGGTGATGCTACTGGGGCTCTCTGCGCTCTGCAGCGGGCTGAACATCAGTATGCTAGCCATGGATCCCGTCGAGCTCCGCGTTCTCCAAAACAGCGGCACCGAGAAGGAACAAAAATACGCACACAAGATCGAATCCGTGCGTAAACATGGCAACTACATCCTATGTACTGTGGTACTGGGAAACGTGCTGACCAACACCTGTTTCGTGGTGTGGATGTGCCAGATTATAGGGATGACTCCCACCTCCCTTGCTACCTGCACTTTCGGGATATTCTTCATAGGAGAGATCCTGCCTCACTCTGTGGCGTCCAGACACAGCCTAGCCATCGCCTCCAAAACCATCTGGGCCACCCGGCTTCTAATGCtggtctccttccccatctcctaCCCCATCTCCAAGCTCCTAGACATCATGCTTCACCAGGAGATCAGTAACTTCTACACAAGAGAGAAACTGGTGGCCATGCTGCGCGTCACAGACCCCTACCACGACCTGGTCAAAGAGGAACTCAACATCATCCAGGGCGCCCTGGAGTTACGCACCAAGACCGTAGAACAAGTTCACACCCCTCTGGCGGACTGTTATATGCTCTCTTCAGATGCTGTTCTAGACTTCTGTACTATGTCTGACGTCATGCAGAGTGGGTTCACCCGGATCCCGGTCTATGAGAACGACAGGTCCAACATCGTTGATATCCTGTTCGTCAAAGACCTGGCGTTCGTGGACCCGGATGACTGCACCCCGCTGAAGACCATCACCCAGTTCTACAAACACACCATGCACTGTGTGTTCAGAGACACCAAACTGGATGTGATGCTGGAGGAGTTCAAGAGAG GTAAATCCCACCTGGCTATAGTCCACAGGGTGAacagtgagggggagggggacccCTTTTATGAGGTCCTGGGAATTGTTACTTTGGAGGACGTTATCGAGGAAATCATCAAGTCTGAGATTGTGGACGAGACAGACCTCTACA CTGATAAAAGGACTAAGAGGCGTGTGTCTCACCATGAGAGGAAGCAACACGACTTCTCTATCTTTAAAATGTCAGAGAATGAGATGAAGGTGAAGATATCTCCTCAACTGCTGCTAGCTACACACCGTTTCCTGGCCACAG aagtGGAGCCCTTCAAGCCATGTCATCTCTCAGAGAAGATTCTCCTTTGTCTGATCAAACACCCCAGTGTCGTTCAGGAACTGAAGTTTGACAGGAAGAACAAAGGAGCACCACATCACTTCCTGTATATGAGGAACAAACCTGTCGACTACTTTGTCCTGATTTTACAg GGTAAAGTTGAGGTGGAGATTGGTAAGGAGGCTCTTCGTTTTGAGAACGGAGCTTTCTCCTATTATGGAATGCCAGCCCTCATACCACCATTGTCCATAG TCAACAGGTTTGGTTCTGGTAGCAGTGGGTTGAACCAGTCAGACTCTGTCCTATCAGGAGGCAGTGTGGGTCAGCTGAGTATAGGAGGGGGAGGAGTCTACCTACCTGACTTCTCTGTCAGACAACTCACTGACCTACAGATTATAAAG ATCTCGAGGAACCACTACCAGAATGCACTAACAGCCAGTCTTATGGACAGTGTACCCCAGACCCCCGATCCTGAGGGGAGACCCACCCTGCCTGAGACCCGCTCCCACAGCATCGCCCTgcccctgacacacacatacactcacctgCAACCTGTCCTGGaacgacacacgcacacagaggaCAACACTGGACCGCTCACCTCACAGCTCAATAAAAGGAGTCGCATAGTCC GCAGTAAGTCAGATGGACAAAGGAGCCCCAGTGACTCAGTGTTTCTACGGATGGATGACATTCCCTACATCCGAGAGGACCGACCGGAAGACTGTCAGGAAGACCAACCAGAGGAGCCACCAGAGAAGGAACCGGAAGATCGAACAAAAGACTGTCCGGAGGACCGTCCAGAAGACCGTCTGACAGATTGTCTGGAAGGCCATCCGGGAAAATGGCTAGTAGAATGTCCAGAAGACCAGCAGGTAGAATGTCCAGAAGACCAGCAGGTAGAATGTCCAGAAGACCAGCAGGTAGAATGTCCAGAAGACCAGCTGGAAAACAGGCAAGAAGACCGGCTGAAATACCAACTGGAAAGCCAAGAAGGGAATG
- the LOC112247650 gene encoding metal transporter CNNM4 isoform X2 has protein sequence MSLCSLFSMMAADAAVASSSTHRISPHPYRQLSFHLFTLISLLFFLPAQAKGLLGVRPENTKAGELSVQDGLLQATEGTRFMLRVYYAASSVTQRANNHSGSRRPEAAAAAPWIAFIEEPGGERKRGEGERLNPCVDEHARSSDIELLGSFRSASSHNSVLVELLAKDLRKDERIKYYSMCAFDGVKWEHFSTRDFWLAVVERPPHADVWLQLGVSVMLLGLSALCSGLNISMLAMDPVELRVLQNSGTEKEQKYAHKIESVRKHGNYILCTVVLGNVLTNTCFVVWMCQIIGMTPTSLATCTFGIFFIGEILPHSVASRHSLAIASKTIWATRLLMLVSFPISYPISKLLDIMLHQEISNFYTREKLVAMLRVTDPYHDLVKEELNIIQGALELRTKTVEQVHTPLADCYMLSSDAVLDFCTMSDVMQSGFTRIPVYENDRSNIVDILFVKDLAFVDPDDCTPLKTITQFYKHTMHCVFRDTKLDVMLEEFKRGKSHLAIVHRVNSEGEGDPFYEVLGIVTLEDVIEEIIKSEIVDETDLYTDKRTKRRVSHHERKQHDFSIFKMSENEMKVKISPQLLLATHRFLATEVEPFKPCHLSEKILLCLIKHPSVVQELKFDRKNKGAPHHFLYMRNKPVDYFVLILQGKVEVEIGKEALRFENGAFSYYGMPALIPPLSIVNRFGSGSSGLNQSDSVLSGGSVGQLSIGGGGVYLPDFSVRQLTDLQIIKISRNHYQNALTASLMDSVPQTPDPEGRPTLPETRSHSIALPLTHTYTHLQPVLERHTHTEDNTGPLTSQLNKRSRIVRSKSDGQRSPSDSVFLRMDDIPYIREDRPEDCQEDQPEEPPEKEPEDRTKDCPEDRPEDRLTDCLEGHPGKWLVECPEDQQVECPEDQQVECPEDQQVECPEDQLENRQEDRLKYQLESQEGNGNKRSSLMGEEGGGRHGAVIVDHRGQSKREETTGKI, from the exons ATGTCCCTGTGTAGTTTATTCAGCATGATGGCTGCTGATGCTGCCGTAGCTTCCTCCTCAACTCATCGCATCTCACCTCATCCCTACCGCCAGCTGTCGTTTCACCTCTTCACCCTTATcagcctcctcttctttctcccagCCCAAGCGAAGGGATTGCTTGGCGTCCGCCCAGAGAACACTAAAGCCGGGGAGCTGTCAGTGCAGGACGGGCTGCTCCAGGCGACCGAGGGTACGCGCTTCATGCTGCGGGTTTACTACGCAGCATCCTCGGTTACACAGAGAGCCAACAACCACTCTGGGAGTAGGAGACCAGAAGCTGCCGCTGCCGCACCATGGATCGCCTTCATAGAAGAACCAGGTGGAGAGCGAAagcgaggagagggggagagactg AACCCGTGCGTGGACGAGCATGCTCGGAGTTCTGACATCGAGCTCCTGGGTTCCTTCAGGTCTGCGTCCAGCCACAACTCTGTTCTAG TGGAGCTGCTCGCCAAAGACCTGCGCAAAGATGAGCGGATCAAATACTACTCCATGTGCGCGTTTGACGGGGTGAAGTGGGAGCATTTCAGCACCAGAGACTTCTGGCTAGCCGTGGTGGAGCGACCCCCGCATGCGGATGTGTGGCTCCAGTTGGGGGTGTCGGTGATGCTACTGGGGCTCTCTGCGCTCTGCAGCGGGCTGAACATCAGTATGCTAGCCATGGATCCCGTCGAGCTCCGCGTTCTCCAAAACAGCGGCACCGAGAAGGAACAAAAATACGCACACAAGATCGAATCCGTGCGTAAACATGGCAACTACATCCTATGTACTGTGGTACTGGGAAACGTGCTGACCAACACCTGTTTCGTGGTGTGGATGTGCCAGATTATAGGGATGACTCCCACCTCCCTTGCTACCTGCACTTTCGGGATATTCTTCATAGGAGAGATCCTGCCTCACTCTGTGGCGTCCAGACACAGCCTAGCCATCGCCTCCAAAACCATCTGGGCCACCCGGCTTCTAATGCtggtctccttccccatctcctaCCCCATCTCCAAGCTCCTAGACATCATGCTTCACCAGGAGATCAGTAACTTCTACACAAGAGAGAAACTGGTGGCCATGCTGCGCGTCACAGACCCCTACCACGACCTGGTCAAAGAGGAACTCAACATCATCCAGGGCGCCCTGGAGTTACGCACCAAGACCGTAGAACAAGTTCACACCCCTCTGGCGGACTGTTATATGCTCTCTTCAGATGCTGTTCTAGACTTCTGTACTATGTCTGACGTCATGCAGAGTGGGTTCACCCGGATCCCGGTCTATGAGAACGACAGGTCCAACATCGTTGATATCCTGTTCGTCAAAGACCTGGCGTTCGTGGACCCGGATGACTGCACCCCGCTGAAGACCATCACCCAGTTCTACAAACACACCATGCACTGTGTGTTCAGAGACACCAAACTGGATGTGATGCTGGAGGAGTTCAAGAGAG GTAAATCCCACCTGGCTATAGTCCACAGGGTGAacagtgagggggagggggacccCTTTTATGAGGTCCTGGGAATTGTTACTTTGGAGGACGTTATCGAGGAAATCATCAAGTCTGAGATTGTGGACGAGACAGACCTCTACA CTGATAAAAGGACTAAGAGGCGTGTGTCTCACCATGAGAGGAAGCAACACGACTTCTCTATCTTTAAAATGTCAGAGAATGAGATGAAGGTGAAGATATCTCCTCAACTGCTGCTAGCTACACACCGTTTCCTGGCCACAG aagtGGAGCCCTTCAAGCCATGTCATCTCTCAGAGAAGATTCTCCTTTGTCTGATCAAACACCCCAGTGTCGTTCAGGAACTGAAGTTTGACAGGAAGAACAAAGGAGCACCACATCACTTCCTGTATATGAGGAACAAACCTGTCGACTACTTTGTCCTGATTTTACAg GGTAAAGTTGAGGTGGAGATTGGTAAGGAGGCTCTTCGTTTTGAGAACGGAGCTTTCTCCTATTATGGAATGCCAGCCCTCATACCACCATTGTCCATAG TCAACAGGTTTGGTTCTGGTAGCAGTGGGTTGAACCAGTCAGACTCTGTCCTATCAGGAGGCAGTGTGGGTCAGCTGAGTATAGGAGGGGGAGGAGTCTACCTACCTGACTTCTCTGTCAGACAACTCACTGACCTACAGATTATAAAG ATCTCGAGGAACCACTACCAGAATGCACTAACAGCCAGTCTTATGGACAGTGTACCCCAGACCCCCGATCCTGAGGGGAGACCCACCCTGCCTGAGACCCGCTCCCACAGCATCGCCCTgcccctgacacacacatacactcacctgCAACCTGTCCTGGaacgacacacgcacacagaggaCAACACTGGACCGCTCACCTCACAGCTCAATAAAAGGAGTCGCATAGTCC GCAGTAAGTCAGATGGACAAAGGAGCCCCAGTGACTCAGTGTTTCTACGGATGGATGACATTCCCTACATCCGAGAGGACCGACCGGAAGACTGTCAGGAAGACCAACCAGAGGAGCCACCAGAGAAGGAACCGGAAGATCGAACAAAAGACTGTCCGGAGGACCGTCCAGAAGACCGTCTGACAGATTGTCTGGAAGGCCATCCGGGAAAATGGCTAGTAGAATGTCCAGAAGACCAGCAGGTAGAATGTCCAGAAGACCAGCAGGTAGAATGTCCAGAAGACCAGCAGGTAGAATGTCCAGAAGACCAGCTGGAAAACAGGCAAGAAGACCGGCTGAAATACCAACTGGAAAGCCAAGAAGGGAATG